TCTGGCGCTTTTACCCCTTCAACCAAACCGGTGCCCTTGGAGTCACAAGCTCCAGTGATCTGCCGGCTGCAGGCCGGTAGCCCGCACGGCCCCGCATAGCGACTGGCCCAAGCGAGGCTGGTTGGCTGCCATCGACAAGGATTCACTCCGCTCCCAGCTCCAGGGGTGCTGGGGGTCAAACAGCAGCCAGCGGCGAGTTCCGTGGCTTAATTGCTCGGGGGGCAGCCCCAGCAACTCGGAGCCTCCCCAGCTCAGGGCCTGCCAGAGCAGCTCCACGCCCCAGCCGCGGCGCTGCACCAGCTCTTGCCACAACAGCGGCAGCACAAGCCCATGGCGGGCGCCATGGCCGGCCACTCCGGCCCGCCGCTGATCGAGGGGCAGCAGCTGCTCTTCCGCATCAAGGGGCAGATGGTGCACGGCCACGGCCGTAAGCAGCCGCTGCTCTAGGCCAGCGAGCAAGCCCAGGCGATCAGCGGGAGTTCCCAAGCTGGGCCGCAGCCGCCAGCCCTCCTCGGTGGGGTGGAGATTGCCGCTATCAGCGAGCAGGTGCCACCAGCTGACGCTGGCCAGGGGGCGCTTGGGGGCCTGGGCCAACAGATCCACCCCAGCGGCTGTGGATAGGTTCATAAGCCGCAGCGCCACCGCCGAGCGCGCCTGAGCCAGGCTGAGCAGGCTCTGCAGCGGCAGGGTTTCGCTGAGCTCCGGATCAAGGGGCCAGCCCGCCCGAAGAGCATCAACCCCCTCGCGCACGAAGCCACCGCCGCTAAAGCCGGCATCGCGCGGGGCCACCAGCACGGGCCGGCTGCCCATCTCCCCCAGCAGCAGGCCCCGCTCCAGCAAAGCCAACGGTGGTTGCTGATCAGCGCAGGCCAAACCGATGGCACCGGCAGCGATTTGATCGGCATGGGGGGCCAGCTCCTGATCGGCACCATCCAGGCTGAAACTGCCCCAAAGCAGTAATTGCATCGGCTCGGCCCACTCCAAACCAAGCCGCTCCGGTCGATCACGCCAGGGAGTTGCCCAGGGCAGCAGGGCCACGGTGCCGTAGCCGCCAGCAGCAGCGGCGGCCGTCAAGCTGGCCAGATCTTCCGCTCGCCCGCCGCAAGGTTGCTCCAGCACGCTGTGGGGGTCAACCAGCACTGGGGCTAGTAGCCAGGAACGGGCGTCGGTGGGGCTGAGGCCAAGGGCCTGGGCCCTATGGCTGGCGCCTTCGCCCCAGAGGAGCAGCTCGCCACCCCTATCGATCAGGGCATCTGCCCTAATGATCGGTTGGCCAGGACCGGTGAGCAGCTGAACCTGGTGAAGCCAGAGGGGGAGCGTCAAAACTCAGAGAGCACCGGCTGCGGTGCGATCCAACACGCCTCCAAGATGGGAGGTGAGGTTCATGGCGGCCACCACAGGACGGCCAGCTGGACCATCGGGGTAATCAATCACCGTGACACCGCCATTGCCCTGCTTTATGGCCCATATGTCGCTGGGTTGTAGGCCCAGCAGCCCGCACAGGATGGTCTTGTTGACCGCGTCGTGGGCCACCACAAGGGCAGTTTCGTCGGTGCGGAGGCTGGCAGCTATGCGAGCCCAGGTGATTAAAGAGCGGTCCCAAACCTCCTGGAGATTCTCCCCCTCAGGCATCTGCACGGTGTGGGGTGCCCGCTTCCAATCGGCCAGCAGCTGGGGCCAACCTGCGGCGATCTCCTGCTCCAAGCGGCCCTCCCAGAGGCCGTGGCCGATCTCCACTAGGCCCGTGCTGCTGGTGAGGGGCACACCAGGATGGCTAGCGAGGATTGCCTCGGCCGTTTGGCGTGGCCTGGCCATGCAGCTGGTGTAGGCGCGATCGATGCTCACCGGGGCGAGAAAGCTGCCAGCGGCCTCGGCCTGGGAGCGTCCGTTGGCATTGAGGGGAATGTCGATCTGGCCCTGAAAGCGACCCTCTCGGTTCCAGTCGGTTTCGCCGTGACGCACCAACAGCAGTCGGGCGCCTGAAGCTTTAGGGGGCAGGGGCTCACCCAGGTGGGCCACCCCATTGAGCGACTCCACCTGGACGCCGCCCCTGCTGACATTGAGCACAGAGATGGAACAGTTGTCGACCCGCAGCCGGCGGAAGCCGCTGAGGGGCAGCTCCAGCAGGGCTAGTAGTAGGCAACGCAAGATGGCGTTATGGGCCACCACGAGCACGGTCTGGTGAGGGGCCTGATCGTCAGCTAGCGCGGCGGCATGGCGGTCAAACAGCAAATGACGGAACTGCTGGGCCTGGGCCATCAGCTCCTGCAAAGGCAGGTAAGCGCTGCCATCGGGGCGCTGCAGCTCAAGCAACTCAGGGGCTTTGCGCCATTGCTGCTCCTGCTCGGTGTAGCGCTCCTGCAACTCCTGTCGCAGCAGACCGCTCCAGGGGGCCAGATCAATTTCCAGCAGCCCTTCCGCCTGTTCGGCAACCAGGTCCTGGCCCTGCTCGGCCAGGAGCAGTCGGGCGGTTTCAGCGGCCCGCCGCAAAGGGGAGCAGTAGGCAGCGGCGCAGGTCAAATCGCGCAGGGCCGCTCCTGTGGCACAGGCTTGGCTCTGGCCAGTTGCCGTGAGGCTCGACAGGTCGTCGCGGCCCTGGATTCGATGCTCCAAATTGAAGCTGCTCAGCCCATGGCGCACCAACACAATCCGAAGGGGCACGGGCTCGTCGCTGCTCAGATCCCATCGTATGGGAGGGGTGCGGGCCAGAATCCCGACACCGGCGCGCCCTGGAGGGCCTGCGATTGAACGCCAGCCCCCCCCCGCAACCCCGCCAGAACGCTGGATGGACCACTGGACTTGCCCTGCTGAGCCTGGTGCTCAGTGGCCTGCTTTGGATCGCTGGCCTGGTTGACAGCCTGCAACGCCCATCTGTGGGCAATTCCCTGGAGCTGCGCCAACTGGAGCTGACCGCCCTGGCAGCACCAGCACTGCCGGCTGGCCTGCGCCAAGCCCTCACTGGCGCCCAGCCCCTCGAGGCCCTGCGCCTTGATCTGCAGAAACAGTTGGATGGCAATCCCGTGCCGCCAGCACCTCAGCAAGAGCTGCAACTGGCCCTACTGGAGCTTCAGGCCGGCCAGGGGAGTGCTGCACGCCAGCGGTTACAAGATCTCAATCAGCAGGTGCCACCTGAGCAGCGCCTGCTGCTCAAGGCCCTGCTCGAACCAGTATCCAGAGCCGCCACCCGCGCCCCAGAGCAAGCGGCACTGGAGCAACTACTTAGGGGCTGGGACCTGTCTCCCCTGAGCAGCCAACTGGTGTGCCAAGCCCTAAGCGAGCCCCAAGTTGCTTGTGGAGATCGCGCCGCCCAGCAGGCAGCAGTGCTGCGCCTCCTCGGAACCGCCGTAGTGCCGGTGATGCTGCTGCTGCTGGGCTCAGCCCTGCTGCTGCGTGAACTGTGGCTGCTCTGGCGCGGCAAGGCAGCTCCGCCCGTCCCGCTGGTTGGGCCACCCCTCACCCTGGCGGAGGTGACCCTGCTGATCGCTGGCGGGTTCGTGGTGCTGGGCGAGCTGGTGATGCCCCTTGTGCTGGCGCCGCTGCTGCAGGGCCTGCTCAAACCGTTGTCCAGCCAGCCGGCCCTGCAACAGGGATTGCTGGTGTTGGGGCTCTATAGCGGCCTAATGGCAGCGCCACTTGTCTTGTTGTGGAGCCAGCTGCGACCCCATGGACCCAGGCCCCAAGGGGGCTGGTTGCAGTGGCACTGGCGGCCGCTGGCTAGTGCGCTGAGCCGAGCTTTGCTTCAGGTGTTGCTGGTGTTGCCGCTGGTAGCCCTGGTGGGATGGCTGCTGGAGCGTTTGGTTGGCGATCCCGGCGGCAGCAATCCCCTGCTTGAGCTCGTGCTCAACAGCGCCAATCCCCTTGCCCTGTTGTGTTTCGCCATTACGGCTTTGGTGCTGGCACCCCTATTTGAGGAAACCTTGTTTCGGGGGGTGCTGCTGCCGGTGCTGGCCCAGCGCTGGGGGGGGATGGCTGCAGTGGTCGTGAGCGCCCTGCTTTTCGGTATCGCCCACCTCAGCTTGGGAGAACTGCCACCTTTATTTGTGTTGGGACTAGGGCTGGGCTGGCTTCGGCTGCAGAGCGGACGGCTCGGGCCCAGCGTGCTGATGCACAGCCTCTGGAATGGCCTCACCTTTGCCAATTTGTTGTTACTTGCTGGCTAAGCGTCTGCCAGCTATTGCTGCCTGGCGCCAAGGATGGTTCAATCGCGCAGTGCATTGCCCGATCCCTTGGTTGCCTCCCTTTCGCCCCGGCAGGCTCCACAGCGCAGCGTGACTGCAGGGGCAAATCCAAGTCGCAAGCTGCAGCAACGCACGCTCAAGCTGATTCAGGGTTCGCTCTCCGGCCGCAAACTGGAACGCCGCGCACCTTGGATCTCCAACCTGCACCGGGCCACTGATGGCACCCTGGCTGGTCTCGGAATCTGCATGCTTGCCCTCAGTGCCCTAACCCTGCACTGGCAAAACCAATGGGGTGTGAGCTATCAGCAGATGGAGTCGTCCCAAGTGCTGGAGCACAAGCTGCAGGAATCAGCCGCCCTCCTGGAACAGCACCACCTTGGCGCCGTGAAGCGTCCCGGCTGGCTGGTACCCACCAGCAGCGAAAAACTCATCTACCTGCCGGCCCCGAGCGTGGCTTCAGGCCCATCCGGCTTGCCACTGTTGAGCAGCCTGCCCCTGCGCCAGATCCGGACGGCCTATTGATGGCAATAATTCAATGAACAGCAGCCGTCAGCGCGGTCCGGTTCGGGCTCCTCGCAGCTCCCAGCAACGCGTGGTAGCCATCCAACCAGTTCCCGCTGGACGCCTGCTAGCTGTTTACGGCTTGCTCTGTGCCGGTTTAGTTGGCCTGGCGGGTCGGCTCGCCTGGCTCCAGGTGGTGGATGCGACCAACCTGCAGACCCGGGCCCATGCCATCCAGACCCAAACCACCAAGCCCATCGGCAAGCGGCGCACGATCGTCGATCGCAATGGCCGTCTAGTGGCTCTCGATGAGCAGCGTTTCACACTCTGGGCCCATCCCCGTTATTTCAACTTCCCAGGCGACGACCCCCAGAAAATCCGCACGGCAGATGAGGTGGCCGGCAAGCTGGCGGCCGTACTCGCCCAGCCCAAGCCAGCCCTACTGCAAACCATGGCCGGCCGGCCTAGCGGCGTGAAGCTGCGCACCGACCTCGACCCCGAAACTGCAGAGCGGGTAAGGCAACTGGGTATTAGTGGTCTCGATCTAGAGGCCTATCCACACCGCATCTATCCCCAGGGCTCCCTCTTCGCCAACGTGGTGGGCTTTCTCAACCTGGAACGCGTTCCCCAGGCTGGACTGGAACAAAGCCGCGACAGTGATCTCAAGCGCCAGGAGACCGCCGTGCAGATGCGCCGCGGCGCTGATGGCACCCCCCTACCAGCCGGCCTAACGGCCGGCTCCCTCTACGGCGACGACCTGCGCCTGCAGCTCACGCTTGACGCCCGTTTGCAACAGGTAGCCCTTCAGGCCCTGGCAAAGCAGGTGAAGAAGTGGAACGCCAAGCGCGGCGCGGCCCTGGTAATGGACGTGCGCAATGGCGAAATGCTGGCGCTGGCTTCCACACCCACCTACGACCCCAATAAGTTCTGGACATTTAATCCGGGGTTGTTCCGCGAATGGTCTGTGCAGGACCTCTACGAACCTGGCTCCACCTTCAAGCCGATCAACCTGGCGGTGGCCCTGCAGGAAAAAGCCATTCAGGCCAATGGTCGCGTTGCAGACACCGGCCAGCTCAGCATCGGCGGCTGGCCAATCTTCAACCACGACAAGCGGGCTAACGGCTTAATCGATTTCCCTACCGTTTTGCAGGTGTCGAGCAACGTCGGCATGGTCAAGGCCATGGCCCAGGTGAAGCGCGATCGCTTCTGGCACTGGCTGCGCACGATGGGGATCGACGAAACCCCCGACACCGACCTGCCCGGGGCGGTGGCCGGCGAGCTAAAGACGCGCAAGGACTTCACCGGCCAGGCGATCGAACCTGCTGTCGCCGCCTTTGGCCAGGGGTTTTCCCTAACCCCGCTGAAGTTGCTGCAACTGCACGCCATGCTTGCCAACGGCGGCCGTCTGGTGAGTCCGCATATCACCCGCGGACTGCGCTCCGGCGATGCCCTAGCCAGCGCACCTGCAGGCAGTGGTCTTCAGTTGCTTGATCCAGGCGTCACCCGCACGGTGATGGCCTGGATGGAATCGGTGGTGGACAACAGCAGCGGCCTGGGTATGAAAATTCCCGGTTACCGCATCGGCGGCAAGACCGGCACCGCCCAGAAGGCTGAACGTGGTGTCTACATCCCAGGGGCCCTGATCACCAGCTTTGTGGGCCACCTGCCCATCGACGATCCCCGTTACGTGGTGCTGGTGGTGGTGGATGAGCCCAAGGGGGGTAATACCTTCGGTTCCACGGTGGCGGCGCCAGTAGCGCGCCAGATCATCGATGCCCTGCTGGTGCTTGAGCGGATCCCCCCTTCCCACCCCAAGGAGCTGCAGAAAGCAGTAGCTAAGCCCCGCGCCTGAGCGCCTGTGGCCGTTCCCTCAAGGAAGGGCATCGCTGCTGGGACAACCCGAAAACGCTGGCTAGCGTGGCTGCAACCCGGGTCGATGCCCCGCCATCAGCCCCCCTCATCCAGCCAATGGCCAACCTGCTCGACCAACTCGCTGCCATGACCGTGGTGGTGGCCGATACCGGTGACATCGACGCGATCAAGCAGTTCACGCCCCGCGACGCCACCACCAACCCATCGCTGATCCTGGCGGCAGCCCAGATCCCCACCTACCAGAATCTGATCGATCTCTCCTTGCAGGAGTCGCGCCAGGTGATGGGTGCCGACGCCGGCGCCGATGCCGTGGTGCGCGAAGCCCTCGATGAGATCTGCATCACCTTCGGCAAGGAGATCCTCAAGATCGTGCCGGGACGCGTCTCAACTGAGGTTGACGCTCGCCTCAGTTACGACACCGAGGCAACGATCACTAAGGCCCGCAAGCTCATAGGCCTTTACAACCAAGCCGGCATCAGCAACGACCGGGTACTGATCAAGGTGGCCTCCACCTGGGAAGGTATCCGCGCAGCTGAACAACTGGAACGGGAAGGTATTCACTGCAACCTCACACTTCTGTTTGGCTTCGCCCAGGCCGTCGCCTGCGCGGAGGCTGGCGTCACCCTGATCTCTCCGTTCGTGGGGAGAATCCTCGATTGGTACAAAAAGAGCAGCGGCCGTGACGGCTATCCAGGTCCAGAAGATCCCGGTGTGATCTCCGTAACCCAAATCTTCAATTACTTCAAGACCTACGACTACAAGACGGAGGTGATGGGGGCCAGCTTCCGCAACATTGAAGAGATTATCGAGCTGGCCGGTTGCGACCTGCTGACGATTTCGCCGGCGCTGCTTGATCAGCTGCGCCACACCGATGGCGAGCTAGAGCGCAAGCTCAACGCCTTCGACCCCGCCCCCACCGACGACCAGATCCACCTCGACGAAGCTAATTTCCGTCAGATGCTGGCCGCAGATCCAATGGCCACCGAGAAACTCGATGAGGGCATCCGTGGTTTCTGCAAGGCCATCGAAACCTTGGAGGCCCAGCTAGCTCACCGTCTTGCCGAACTGGAAGGTGGTGCCGCCTTTGGCCATGCCGTGCATGAAATCTTCCTACTCAACGACCTTGATGGCGACGGCTGCATAACCCGCGAGGAGTGGCTTGGCAGTGATGCGGTGTTTGATGCCCTCGACACCGATAAGGATGGGCGGCTTGCACCGGAAGACATCAAGGGAGGTCTGGGGGCTGCCTTGGTGGGGACAGGCTTGAGCAAGGCTTAACCGAGGTGGGTCACACTAACCTTTAAGTACTGGATAGCGGCCCCGTGAACGCCCTCGACACCATGCGCGCCTTGGCCAGCAATGGTGAGGTGGTCAAGCTTGAGCCTGGAGAGCTGATTTTCAGCTCTGGCGAGGCCGGTGACTGCATGTTTGGACTGCTTGAAGGTTCGGTCCAGCTCAGCTGGAATGGCGACCAAGGCCACGAACAGATCAACGCCGGCGATGTATTCGGGGCAGGCGCACTGGTGACCAGTGATCACCGCCGCTACGGCAATGCCAAGGCCCTAACCGCCTGCAAGGTGCTGGTGATGAACCGCGAAAAGTTTCTGTTTGCCGTGCAGGAATCGCCGATGTTTGCGATTGAGTTGCTGGGATCAATCGACCAGCGGCTGCGCCAACTCAAGGACTGCACCAAGATCTGACCAGACCTTCAATTGCGCTGAAACAGCAGTCGGCGGATCACGCGCTGGGCGATATCGCCGTAGCCCATCTCGCCGGAAAGGATCTGGGCGATGCGCTGGGGAGCCGTTGGCCGCTTTATGCCGAGTTGGTAGCCAACCCGCGGCACCCGGTAGAACACCTGGGCAATGCGCTTCCCCCAGGCCATCGAGGCGCCCCACTCAGCCCGCATGCGATTGGTGTAGCCAACCAGGGCCTGACTATCACCGGCTAGCCAGGGAATCAGAGCTTCTGCGGCCATGCAGCCGCTGATCAGGGCAGGCCGTAGCCCCTCGGCCAGGAAGGGGTCGCAGAGGGAGGCGGCATCGCCCACCACCACCAAACCGGCATTGGCACCCTGGCCATGCAAGGGGTGGTGGCCATCCCAGATGCGTAGGCGGCCCGGCTGGCGAACGCCTGCATGCGGCGGCAGGCCGAGGCTGGGCAGCAGCTGGCTAAGCACCGCCTCGGCATTGGCGGGGTCTCGGCCAATGAAGGTGCCCACGCCAATGCTGTAGCCCCCCTTGCGGGGGAAGGTCCAGCAAAAACCGTGGCGCACCAGGCCAAACTCAAACCGGGCCGTGCTCGGGTCGCTCACCTCACAATCCACCTCCACTGACACTGTTTCGGCGTAGCGGGGCTGGCTTGGACCAAGGCCATGGCGAGCCGCCAATAGGGAGCCTGAGCCATCGGCGATGACCACGGCTCGGGCCTGTAGCTGCAGCTGTTTCCCCTCCGGTCCGCGGGACTGAAGCTGCCAGCAATCGCCTGCGCGCTGCAGGCTTTCCACCGCCACCCCAGTCAGAAAAGTGGCTCCAGCGGTCTGGGCCTGCTCCACCAAATAAGCATCCAGCACGGAGCGGCGCACGATCCAGAAGGGCGAATCACCGGGCAGGACCGCCGTAACCGGGTCGCCCAGGCACCAGGTGAAGCGCACCTGGTCAATCACCGCATCAACTGCAGGGCTGAGATCGAAGGGAAATAGCCCCTGCATCGAGGCCGCCATGCCACCACCGCAAGGCTTGGATCGGGGGAAGCTGGCTCGCTCTAGCAGCAGCACCTCTAAACCGCCAGCTGCTAGGTGGAAGGCAGCAGCAGCGCCAGCCGCACCAGCGCCGACCACCACCACATCAGCCACGCCAGGCGGCGAGCTGGTCACACCTTGAGGATGTCAGCTTCCTTAGTAACCAGAAGCTTCTCAAGCTCAGCGATGAATTTATCGGTGAGCTTCTGCACCTTTTCCTGCTCGTCGCGGCTCTGATCTTCGGAGAGATCGCCGTCTTTTTCCTGCTTTTTGACCCTGTCGATGGCGTCACGGCGCACGTTGCGCAGGGCAACCTTGCCCTCCTCGGCGTATTTGGCAGCCAGCTTGCAGAAATCCTTACGCCGCTCTTCGGTGAGGGGTGGGATGTTGATCCTGATCACCTTGCCGTCGTTGTTGCAGGTGAGACCCAGGTCACTCATGGAGATGGCCTTTTCGATCAGGCCCATCGAACCGCCATCAAAGGGCTGGATCTGAATCGTCTGGGAATCGGGGGTGGAGATGGTGGCGAGGGATTTCAGCGGCGTTTCGGCGCCGTAATACTCCACTGAAATCTTGTCGAGCAGGGATGGGTTAGCTCGACCGGTACGGATGGTGTTGAAGGTGCGTTGGGTCGATTCCAACGACTTGCGCATGCTGGCTTCCAAATCCATGGCTGGCGTCAGGGGTGAATACGGGTACCAATCGGGTCTCCGGCTACGGCGCGGCCAATGTTGCCGGGGCCGAACAGGTCAAACACCACGATTGGAATGGAGTTGTCCTTGCAGAGGGCAATGGCGGTGCCGTCCATCACCTCCAGCTCGGAGCTGAGCACCTCCAAGAAGGAGAGACTC
This genomic window from Cyanobium sp. Tous-M-B4 contains:
- a CDS encoding dihydroorotase; this translates as MTLPLWLHQVQLLTGPGQPIIRADALIDRGGELLLWGEGASHRAQALGLSPTDARSWLLAPVLVDPHSVLEQPCGGRAEDLASLTAAAAAGGYGTVALLPWATPWRDRPERLGLEWAEPMQLLLWGSFSLDGADQELAPHADQIAAGAIGLACADQQPPLALLERGLLLGEMGSRPVLVAPRDAGFSGGGFVREGVDALRAGWPLDPELSETLPLQSLLSLAQARSAVALRLMNLSTAAGVDLLAQAPKRPLASVSWWHLLADSGNLHPTEEGWRLRPSLGTPADRLGLLAGLEQRLLTAVAVHHLPLDAEEQLLPLDQRRAGVAGHGARHGLVLPLLWQELVQRRGWGVELLWQALSWGGSELLGLPPEQLSHGTRRWLLFDPQHPWSWERSESLSMAANQPRLGQSLCGAVRATGLQPADHWSL
- a CDS encoding histidine phosphatase family protein, with amino-acid sequence MPLRIVLVRHGLSSFNLEHRIQGRDDLSSLTATGQSQACATGAALRDLTCAAAYCSPLRRAAETARLLLAEQGQDLVAEQAEGLLEIDLAPWSGLLRQELQERYTEQEQQWRKAPELLELQRPDGSAYLPLQELMAQAQQFRHLLFDRHAAALADDQAPHQTVLVVAHNAILRCLLLALLELPLSGFRRLRVDNCSISVLNVSRGGVQVESLNGVAHLGEPLPPKASGARLLLVRHGETDWNREGRFQGQIDIPLNANGRSQAEAAGSFLAPVSIDRAYTSCMARPRQTAEAILASHPGVPLTSSTGLVEIGHGLWEGRLEQEIAAGWPQLLADWKRAPHTVQMPEGENLQEVWDRSLITWARIAASLRTDETALVVAHDAVNKTILCGLLGLQPSDIWAIKQGNGGVTVIDYPDGPAGRPVVAAMNLTSHLGGVLDRTAAGAL
- a CDS encoding CPBP family intramembrane glutamic endopeptidase, whose protein sequence is MNASPPPQPRQNAGWTTGLALLSLVLSGLLWIAGLVDSLQRPSVGNSLELRQLELTALAAPALPAGLRQALTGAQPLEALRLDLQKQLDGNPVPPAPQQELQLALLELQAGQGSAARQRLQDLNQQVPPEQRLLLKALLEPVSRAATRAPEQAALEQLLRGWDLSPLSSQLVCQALSEPQVACGDRAAQQAAVLRLLGTAVVPVMLLLLGSALLLRELWLLWRGKAAPPVPLVGPPLTLAEVTLLIAGGFVVLGELVMPLVLAPLLQGLLKPLSSQPALQQGLLVLGLYSGLMAAPLVLLWSQLRPHGPRPQGGWLQWHWRPLASALSRALLQVLLVLPLVALVGWLLERLVGDPGGSNPLLELVLNSANPLALLCFAITALVLAPLFEETLFRGVLLPVLAQRWGGMAAVVVSALLFGIAHLSLGELPPLFVLGLGLGWLRLQSGRLGPSVLMHSLWNGLTFANLLLLAG
- a CDS encoding penicillin-binding protein 2, which encodes MNSSRQRGPVRAPRSSQQRVVAIQPVPAGRLLAVYGLLCAGLVGLAGRLAWLQVVDATNLQTRAHAIQTQTTKPIGKRRTIVDRNGRLVALDEQRFTLWAHPRYFNFPGDDPQKIRTADEVAGKLAAVLAQPKPALLQTMAGRPSGVKLRTDLDPETAERVRQLGISGLDLEAYPHRIYPQGSLFANVVGFLNLERVPQAGLEQSRDSDLKRQETAVQMRRGADGTPLPAGLTAGSLYGDDLRLQLTLDARLQQVALQALAKQVKKWNAKRGAALVMDVRNGEMLALASTPTYDPNKFWTFNPGLFREWSVQDLYEPGSTFKPINLAVALQEKAIQANGRVADTGQLSIGGWPIFNHDKRANGLIDFPTVLQVSSNVGMVKAMAQVKRDRFWHWLRTMGIDETPDTDLPGAVAGELKTRKDFTGQAIEPAVAAFGQGFSLTPLKLLQLHAMLANGGRLVSPHITRGLRSGDALASAPAGSGLQLLDPGVTRTVMAWMESVVDNSSGLGMKIPGYRIGGKTGTAQKAERGVYIPGALITSFVGHLPIDDPRYVVLVVVDEPKGGNTFGSTVAAPVARQIIDALLVLERIPPSHPKELQKAVAKPRA
- a CDS encoding transaldolase — encoded protein: MANLLDQLAAMTVVVADTGDIDAIKQFTPRDATTNPSLILAAAQIPTYQNLIDLSLQESRQVMGADAGADAVVREALDEICITFGKEILKIVPGRVSTEVDARLSYDTEATITKARKLIGLYNQAGISNDRVLIKVASTWEGIRAAEQLEREGIHCNLTLLFGFAQAVACAEAGVTLISPFVGRILDWYKKSSGRDGYPGPEDPGVISVTQIFNYFKTYDYKTEVMGASFRNIEEIIELAGCDLLTISPALLDQLRHTDGELERKLNAFDPAPTDDQIHLDEANFRQMLAADPMATEKLDEGIRGFCKAIETLEAQLAHRLAELEGGAAFGHAVHEIFLLNDLDGDGCITREEWLGSDAVFDALDTDKDGRLAPEDIKGGLGAALVGTGLSKA
- a CDS encoding Crp/Fnr family transcriptional regulator, which translates into the protein MNALDTMRALASNGEVVKLEPGELIFSSGEAGDCMFGLLEGSVQLSWNGDQGHEQINAGDVFGAGALVTSDHRRYGNAKALTACKVLVMNREKFLFAVQESPMFAIELLGSIDQRLRQLKDCTKI
- a CDS encoding NAD(P)/FAD-dependent oxidoreductase, with protein sequence MTSSPPGVADVVVVGAGAAGAAAAFHLAAGGLEVLLLERASFPRSKPCGGGMAASMQGLFPFDLSPAVDAVIDQVRFTWCLGDPVTAVLPGDSPFWIVRRSVLDAYLVEQAQTAGATFLTGVAVESLQRAGDCWQLQSRGPEGKQLQLQARAVVIADGSGSLLAARHGLGPSQPRYAETVSVEVDCEVSDPSTARFEFGLVRHGFCWTFPRKGGYSIGVGTFIGRDPANAEAVLSQLLPSLGLPPHAGVRQPGRLRIWDGHHPLHGQGANAGLVVVGDAASLCDPFLAEGLRPALISGCMAAEALIPWLAGDSQALVGYTNRMRAEWGASMAWGKRIAQVFYRVPRVGYQLGIKRPTAPQRIAQILSGEMGYGDIAQRVIRRLLFQRN
- the frr gene encoding ribosome recycling factor yields the protein MDLEASMRKSLESTQRTFNTIRTGRANPSLLDKISVEYYGAETPLKSLATISTPDSQTIQIQPFDGGSMGLIEKAISMSDLGLTCNNDGKVIRINIPPLTEERRKDFCKLAAKYAEEGKVALRNVRRDAIDRVKKQEKDGDLSEDQSRDEQEKVQKLTDKFIAELEKLLVTKEADILKV